From uncultured Roseateles sp., the proteins below share one genomic window:
- the pyrE gene encoding orotate phosphoribosyltransferase, producing MTTSPAVAQEFVAFAVDAGVLRFGEFKTKAGRLSPYFFNAGLFDDGAKLGRLAQFYAQTLVDSGLQFDMIFGPAYKGITLAAAVAMELARMGRNVPYAYNRKEAKDHGEGGTLVGAPVKGRVLIIDDVISAGTSVRESIAMIQAAGATPCGVTIALDRQEKAAEGGVDKPWSAVQYVTRELGLPVVPIATLTDLLQYLRSGSNSALGAHVERVDAYRQRYGV from the coding sequence ATGACCACCTCCCCCGCCGTCGCCCAGGAATTCGTAGCCTTCGCAGTCGACGCCGGCGTGCTGCGCTTCGGCGAGTTCAAGACCAAGGCCGGGCGGCTGAGCCCCTATTTCTTCAATGCCGGCCTGTTCGACGATGGCGCCAAGCTGGGCCGGCTGGCCCAGTTCTACGCCCAGACCCTGGTCGATTCCGGCCTGCAGTTCGACATGATCTTCGGCCCGGCCTACAAGGGCATCACCCTGGCCGCGGCGGTGGCGATGGAGTTGGCACGCATGGGACGCAATGTGCCCTATGCCTATAACCGCAAGGAAGCCAAGGACCATGGCGAGGGCGGCACCCTGGTCGGTGCACCGGTCAAGGGTCGGGTCTTGATCATCGACGACGTGATCTCGGCCGGCACCTCGGTGCGCGAGTCGATCGCCATGATCCAGGCCGCCGGTGCCACGCCCTGCGGTGTGACGATCGCACTCGACCGCCAGGAAAAGGCTGCCGAGGGCGGTGTGGACAAACCCTGGTCGGCCGTGCAGTACGTCACCCGGGAGCTGGGCTTGCCGGTGGTCCCCATTGCGACGCTGACCGACTTGCTCCAGTATCTGCGCTCCGGCAGCAATTCCGCGCTGGGAGCGCATGTGGAGCGCGTTGACGCCTACCGTCAACGCTACGGTGTCTGA
- a CDS encoding TonB-dependent receptor — MNYHRVKPTVIALALIAAFPVSSALAQSAEPAAPEAKKSGATQLEAVIVTATRRAENVKQVPQSISTINTEALDTLTASGQDIRALSARVPSLNIESDFGRTFPRFYIRGLGNTDFDLNASQPVGLVYDDVVQESPMLKGFPIFDVEQVEVLRGPQGTLFGRNSPAGVMKFESAKPGKRREGYAQIGFGRNNTVNAEAMINTPLNDDWSLRAAVLMQRASDRVFNPLPDAEKSLEGYNDKAARVQAAYKNGSFNALLNLHGRDYSGNATTFRANIIKRGTNDIVDGFNASVYPTDGYNSQTLQSSGVSARLRWDLSGMTLHSITAFDRAKFYSRGDVDGGFGHRFKGVPDGPSYPGQPALIPFDAQTADGMPYLRQTTQEFRLQSATQDALQWIGGLYYFSENLQVDSFNFDSLVPGDPQNGYAVQHQKSKSWAAFGNLSYALTPDLKIRGGLRYTDDKKDFDASRTSAQTPPSIGDNTAIAVTANPKSTNWSWDLGANYSLDKNTSLFARAATGYRAPSIQGRILFFDAAAEKNIPPVTMAKAEKALSFEAGFKTDLLDNTARISGTVFKYTLKDAQLTVGNGSSNQNRLVNAAKAEGQGFELDGQAIIARDWKTTLGVSYNDTKIKDPNLATKPCGNAAFQFLQPNTGCTVLNPADTRPGAVPGTVLVNGNPLPRAPKWVVNWTLKYSTEFANGDLYVLTDWAYKDQYNMFLYEAVEYRAKSMLEGGLRVGYGWGNGKYEVAGYVRNLTNRQQVIAAIDFNNLTGIINEPRSYGVQFKASF, encoded by the coding sequence ATGAACTACCACCGCGTTAAACCTACAGTGATCGCGCTCGCGCTCATTGCCGCGTTTCCTGTTTCCTCGGCCCTGGCGCAGAGCGCCGAGCCCGCCGCCCCCGAGGCCAAGAAGTCTGGCGCCACCCAGCTGGAAGCCGTCATCGTGACGGCCACCCGCCGCGCGGAAAACGTCAAGCAGGTGCCGCAATCGATCTCGACCATCAACACCGAAGCGCTGGACACCCTGACCGCCAGCGGGCAGGACATCCGTGCGCTGTCGGCCCGCGTGCCCAGCCTGAACATCGAGTCCGACTTCGGCCGCACCTTCCCGCGTTTCTATATCCGCGGCCTGGGCAATACCGATTTCGACCTGAACGCCTCGCAGCCAGTGGGCCTGGTTTATGACGACGTGGTGCAGGAAAGCCCGATGTTGAAGGGCTTCCCGATCTTCGACGTCGAGCAGGTCGAAGTGCTGCGTGGCCCGCAGGGCACGCTGTTCGGCCGCAACTCGCCGGCCGGTGTGATGAAGTTCGAATCGGCCAAACCGGGCAAGAGGCGCGAGGGCTATGCGCAGATCGGCTTTGGGCGCAACAACACGGTCAATGCCGAGGCGATGATCAACACACCGCTGAACGACGACTGGTCGCTTCGTGCCGCGGTGCTGATGCAGCGCGCCAGCGACCGCGTCTTCAATCCGCTGCCGGATGCCGAGAAGTCGCTCGAGGGCTATAACGACAAGGCCGCCCGCGTGCAGGCCGCCTACAAGAACGGCAGTTTCAACGCCCTGCTCAATCTGCATGGCCGCGACTACAGCGGCAATGCCACCACCTTCCGCGCCAACATCATCAAGCGCGGTACCAACGACATCGTGGACGGCTTCAATGCCTCGGTCTACCCGACCGACGGCTACAACAGCCAGACGCTGCAGTCCAGCGGCGTCAGTGCGCGCCTGCGCTGGGACCTGAGCGGCATGACACTGCACTCGATCACGGCCTTCGACCGCGCCAAGTTCTACAGCCGCGGCGATGTGGATGGCGGCTTTGGTCACCGCTTCAAGGGTGTGCCCGACGGCCCCAGCTATCCGGGCCAGCCGGCGCTGATCCCGTTCGATGCGCAGACGGCAGACGGCATGCCCTATCTGCGCCAGACCACGCAGGAGTTCCGCCTGCAGTCGGCCACCCAGGACGCGCTGCAGTGGATAGGCGGCCTGTACTATTTCAGCGAGAACCTGCAGGTCGACAGCTTCAACTTCGACTCGCTGGTGCCCGGCGATCCGCAGAACGGCTATGCGGTGCAGCATCAGAAGTCCAAGTCCTGGGCGGCCTTCGGCAACCTGAGCTATGCGCTGACGCCGGACCTCAAGATCCGTGGCGGCCTGCGTTACACCGACGACAAGAAGGACTTCGACGCCTCGCGCACCTCGGCGCAGACGCCGCCTTCCATTGGCGACAACACCGCCATCGCGGTGACGGCCAATCCCAAGTCCACCAACTGGAGCTGGGACCTGGGCGCCAACTACAGCCTGGACAAGAACACCTCGTTGTTCGCCCGCGCTGCCACCGGCTACCGCGCGCCCAGCATCCAGGGCCGCATCCTGTTCTTCGACGCCGCGGCCGAGAAGAACATCCCGCCGGTGACCATGGCCAAGGCCGAGAAGGCGCTGTCGTTCGAGGCCGGCTTCAAGACCGACCTGCTGGACAACACCGCCCGCATCAGCGGCACGGTGTTCAAGTACACCCTCAAGGACGCCCAGCTGACGGTGGGCAACGGCAGTTCCAATCAGAACCGTCTGGTCAACGCCGCCAAGGCCGAGGGCCAGGGCTTCGAGCTGGACGGCCAGGCCATCATCGCGCGGGACTGGAAGACCACTCTGGGTGTCAGCTACAACGACACCAAGATCAAGGATCCCAACCTGGCGACCAAGCCTTGCGGCAATGCCGCCTTCCAGTTCCTGCAGCCCAACACCGGCTGCACGGTGCTGAACCCGGCCGACACCCGCCCGGGCGCCGTGCCGGGAACCGTGCTGGTCAATGGCAATCCGCTGCCGCGCGCGCCCAAGTGGGTGGTGAACTGGACGTTGAAGTACAGCACCGAGTTCGCCAATGGCGATCTCTACGTGCTGACCGACTGGGCCTACAAGGACCAGTACAACATGTTCCTGTACGAGGCCGTCGAGTACCGCGCCAAGTCCATGCTCGAAGGCGGCCTGCGCGTCGGCTATGGCTGGGGCAACGGCAAGTACGAGGTGGCCGGCTATGTGCGCAACCTCACCAACCGCCAGCAGGTGATCGCCGCCATCGACTTCAACAACCTGACCGGCATCATCAACGAGCCGCGCAGCTACGGGGTGCAGTTCAAGGCGAGTTTCTAG